One Ananas comosus cultivar F153 linkage group 23, ASM154086v1, whole genome shotgun sequence genomic window carries:
- the LOC109728118 gene encoding uncharacterized protein LOC109728118 has translation MDEVALAVEGLKREWDETAAQIRERIAVIEGCGRFGRGTKEANSLPRLNASAQDGLASLRSMQCKLDLLAQQLPTPDEVQRGQSTLESWKEQYNKLHMSLRNANLQAKQNIRKAAQEERELLLGGGEESTIRRRDLQTKAGMTSAAESITESLRRTRQLMVQEVERSSSTLATFEESTSVLRKAESEYKGHRSLLMRTRRLLSTMQHQDVIDRVILVIGFLIFLSAVLYVVSKRIGLLTLQRKLVDAIRSGL, from the coding sequence ATGGACGAGGTTGCGTTAGCTGTGGAGGGCCTGAAAAGGGAATGGGACGAAACCGCGGCGCAAATCCGAGAGCGGATCGCGGTGATCGAGGGTTGCGGGAGATTCGGGAGGGGGACGAAGGAGGCAAACTCGCTCCCGCGGTTGAACGCCTCGGCGCAGGACGGGCTCGCCTCGCTCAGATCGATGCAGTGCAAGCTCGATCTCCTCGCCCAGCAGTTGCCCACACCAGACGAGGTGCAGCGTGGCCAATCCACTCTAGAGTCCTGGAAGGAACAGTACAACAAGCTGCATATGAGCTTGAGGAATGCGAATCTGCAGGCGAAACAGAACATCAGGAAAGCTGCTCAAGAAGAAAGAGAGCTGCTTTTAGGAGGTGGGGAAGAGTCTACCATCCGCAGACGTGATTTACAGACAAAGGCTGGGATGACTTCTGCTGCAGAAAGTATCACTGAGAGCCTCCGCCGGACTCGTCAGCTGATGGTTCAGGAGGTGGAAAGAAGTTCTAGCACATTAGCAACCTTTGAGGAATCAACAAGTGTCCTTAGGAAGGCTGAGAGTGAGTACAAAGGGCATCGCTCTTTGCTGATGCGTACCCGCCGCTTGCTCTCCACAATGCAGCATCAGGATGTTATTGACAGGGTCATTCTGGTAATTGGGTTTCTCATATTCTTGTCTGCGGTGTTGTATGTTGTCTCGAAAAGGATTGGCTTGTTGACGTTACAAAGGAAACTTGTGGATGCTATTAGATCAGGTTTATAG